aatgtgatGTATGAAGGTTAGCTAGGTCATATAAATTAATAAATCTCTTTCGAAATACACATACATATTATATATTGCCTTTGGTGGATAGAATATATTTTTACGTCTTTAATTACATGAGGATTCAAATTTTTTGATGATTTGATTGTTATGTTTTTGATTTTGTAGATTGACTTTGTGTTTATGAAACTTCATAATCACTTGGTTTTAGTaattcgttgttgttgttgttgataaagTTGTTACTGTTTCCCTTATATATGCttcattgattgattgattgattatgGTGTAGCCCTTTGTGATCATCTGGCTTATGCGTTGCACAGATTTCTTCATCGCGACATGGAACAACATAGGATTGTAGTTAGTTAACTTATTTCTGATTTTTAGCTTTTTCGTTTTATAATTTTCAAAAAATTGATATGGTGGTGAAAAAAGTATCTATGATTACAAACTTTTACTATATACTGACACCCACGAGGCTGCTGCAACAGTAGCCAGCCCTGTGTGTGTAACGCTTCGTAAGCAACACGTCTACGTTATTTTACCACCGTTGTAGTATTGAGTTCAATAGATTCGTGAAGTTTTTTTTGGTTAAACATATTATCAATTATAAATTCTGACGTATTGCATTGCAGAATCGTTatctatttatcatcatcatcatcataaaaaacGAAAAAACTCAACCCGTGTTATATTGACAAAAATTGCGGGTGGTGATGAGTTGCCGGTTGACATCATATACAACATCTTGTCTAGAATGCCTCTAAAATGTTTGGCTCGTTTTCAATGTGTAAGCAAGGTATGGTGCAAGTATATTAACGATCCGTATCTTGAAATCATGCATGCCAAACGAGCTATGAAAGATCCCACGATGCTCATCATGATCCAATTAGGCCAGCATCTAAAGTGTTTGCATACATCTGCATCACTCAGTATGCTGGTAactaaagaagaaaaagaagaagaagaatctggAGCAACAGGTACTCATAGTAGTCATGAAGAGGTGGTAATCACAACAAAGAATCCACTGTATATGAAGTTTTGTACTAGGGACGGGGTTTCTAGATTTATACCAGAAGACATAATTTTAGGTTCCTGCAAGGGTCTGATACTTTCATCACAAGACCACCGCCCTCCTCACAACAACGTCGACAACACAACCGTTTTACTTGTGATCAATCCTTTAAAGAAAGAATGTTATAGGCTGCCACCCATCAAATTTCACTCATGTAAATCATTGTTTACTGAACGAGAGGCATGCGGGCTTGGTTTTGATGATTCTACCAATACTTGTAAAATGGTGTGTGTTGTGCTTCGAAATAAAGAGATTGTGTTGCCAGATTACTCCTTTGATGATGTTGCTGATGTGGTGAAGGAGGATTTATGCACCATGGTACATGTATTGGGCACGAACGCATCATCATCATGGCGGGAGATACCCCAAGTTCCACCGTATCCCATAAGTGGTGAAGCTGTATTTGCTAATGGATGTTTGCACTGGTTGGTTAGTTTTTATCTTAAATATATGACGTCAAGTGATGTAAGGAAAGTAATATATTTTGACATGATGAAAGAGGAATTTGGGTTGATAGATCCTCCTAATACACTTACTGGTTGGGTTGGTAGGAGGGAGCATTTGGTTGATCTAGATGGTCAAGTTAGACTTGTGTATGACGATACCTTCCGCAAGTGCTTCATAGAGGTGTGGTTATTAGATTATAAAACAAACTGTTGGGTCCTACATTGTAGGTTCGATAAAAGACCGTATCTTCCTCCTAGTCTCCCTATAAAGGTTATAGGATACTGGAGCAAGGATGTAGGCGACTTATTAATAACATACGGTCTTCGGACAGACTTGTTTATTTACCGCTTAAAACGGGGCATTTTGCATGAAGCCAACTTTATTTTTCAGGATATTTATGAACGTGCACGTACAACAGATATTCGACTGTATCAAAATACGTTGTTTTCTTCGACCCTTCGCGGTTCCATCAAGAACAGATGATGATTGATGGGGGGAAGCTCTCGGTTTATCTTTTACTAAGTAAAAAACTCGATGCAAAGTTCACAACACACCAGCCTTCCACATTCACTTATTTTTCTGTCACTATTTTTATATTTGTAATGCATATTCGTATTCATAACTGCTTGTTACCTTATATTAATAATCTTACTTATTTAATGATAAATCAAGCTCCTTTAAAAATATTATCTTGAACATATGTTTTGTTAATTCTAATCCACTATAAATTCTAATCCACTATATATTCTAATCCATTAAACTGATAGACATTGTCATTAAACTGAAAGTTTCAATAACTTAGGTAAAAGAAAAACAACAAATCTAGTCGATTTATACAAGTCACGAGCCACAAGTACATCCATCACATTGCGAATGCAAATCTAGGCTGTCTTGGCATCGCCAAATGACTGTTTCTTCTTGTTCCAATAGCTTACAAAGAAAGAGTCCATAATGATCTACACCAAAACATTCACACGTcagctgtaaataaataaataaatccccCCAATATAACAAGCCATAATTAATAATTATTCCCATTCCTATAAATTAATTACAGTATGTAAAAAGTAATGACTTGGCTAAAATTTCACTACGGTATCCTTTTTTagaatgaatattaatattaatattaatattaattaatattattctgTTAAACCTGGTTTAAATGTGCTGCAACACAGGGAAGGACCAGCAAACCAGATTCACCAAACGTACCACCGAGTTGTTCCACAACTGCTACGAGCACTGGCAATGTTTTCTACAAAAAAAAATTCTCAACAGAATAAGCCTCCTCATCAgaaggtaaaaaaaataaaaaaaataaaagttttatgAAATCGACCTATCTTAGAGTAAATGGGATGAAATTACTGCCTCTAGTTCTATGATATAAAAATcaacttataatttttatttttttttattttacattttcTATTTAGTTTAAGAACCAAGAACACGTTTATATTTCCAGAGAAGACGATATATTAAATGTCACCTGACTTGCAACAAGTAAGAGAGCAGTGGAATTTTCCTTCCTTGCAAAAACTGAGTTGGACCCACCAGATACAGCAGACAGGATTTGGATTGAAAACGCATTGAAAAGCAACAGTGCTAAGTGAAGAAGCCTACAGTTCATAACATGTTCAGAATTAATTAATTTTTTAACTAACAATTTCTTGTTTTTTCGTTAAATAGTTCTGTACTTTGTGACTATGTTATCATTAACGGGTCAAATAATTCATTAAGGATGATCAGGTAATCAGTTTCATATCAGCTGCAACAAAACTGAATTTAACAGATTTTTTAACGCCCGTTAGACAGAGGGACTGTCTTTGCAACAAACCAGTGACTGACCTTGTCAAAATAAAAAGTTCAGGGACTGAACCTGCAATTTGGTACAAACCACGGGGACTGTCTTTGTAATTTTgtcaataataatagtagttatcttTTAGACTATAATCTGAGAGGAAAACATACGCTCCCATTACAACAGCTACAAGAAAAACTTCAAGCTTAACCATTAAAAGCAACGACCTTGATCTGCTCACTTGTATCCAAGGGACCTGAATAAGATTAAAGTAGAAAATGTGTAACATAACATGACATGAAGTTTTCTGTTCTTAATAACTCATGTAAAAGTTCAAAACGATAAATAACAAAGCCAATATGTAGTCTTACCAAACTTAAAAAAATTGCATTTACTTGTGATAACAGCTTACGATTGCTATCAGCAAAATCTGCAACACCTGCAATCATGTAAACTTGGGCAACTAAGAAGACACTCAGTAGTATTACGTTTTCATTCATACAAGGATCAATGAATAAGCTTTATATTTTTGACAGCCCAGGTAAAACAAAAAACATAAAAACTAATACAGTAGGCTACCTTTGAAGGATTCTCGAAGAACCTGTCATAAAAAGAGAGGAAATTTCTTAAGATTATAACTAACTCTCATTATATGCTACAAAGGCATAAATAATGCAATCTAAAAAAGTGTTAAAAAGTATCTTTGATACATATGGGATCTGGTTAAAAGGTTTGGAAAATAAAGTGTTACCTTTCCCAAAATCAGAGGCATCAAAAGTGTGACTATAAGGCTTTTAAATAATTGATCAGCAGGAACAGACGTACCGGCCCCACCAGCGATTAGTCTTGATATGGAAAAGGGAACCTACAACAAGTTAGGTTACCTTAAACTTCTACCGAAATATGTAAGCAGTTATAGGAAAAATATGTTGAATAAATCATTTTCAAACTTACAATAAGAATTCCTAATAGACTAGATATTACGGTCATTGCAAGAGCCAGGGCTGAATTTCCTCCAGCAAGCTGCAAAAAAaagtataaaataaaaaaataatcataGTCAGGTCACAATTAACTTTTCATCAATTTTTTTACAAGACAAATATAGTAATTAGAGAAGTTTGCAGAAACATTCAACTAACCCGAGTTAGAGCAACTCCACTCGATAAAGTTGTAGGCATACAACTAAACATGGCTAGTCCTGTAAGAAATTTACAAAATGAGATAAAGGATGAGAATTGAGATATCAATATGTATATTCCACGGAAGTTAGGAACCTGCCTATTATTATAACCCAAATACTGATCCTTTCTTAGAATTTAAATATTCATTAACATATATATCTTATTAAATAATAGCTATAATATCATACTATAACGCATGGTACTTTCTAACAGACCTGTGACAAATTCTTGAGGTTGGAGGTGAAGTTGCAATATCACTCTGGAAAAAAGCGGAGTCAACAATAAGATAGAAGCCTGCATTGACAATGATAAGAGAGCGTATCAAAAATCGTCAGTTATTATATAATTCAGTCAATGCTACAGAATACCAGCAAATATTTAGATACTAACAATCTAACATTATTGCTTGTGTTTAAGTGAAAAAATTAACCTATTATATCATAAACATGATGAAAATTACATAAGAAGTGAATTCATACTAGCCCAAAAAGTCCAACTGGCCATGCTTCAGCAGCTGCACCTATTTCTTCACTAAGCAATGTCAATCCTGTTTACATAAACCAGGGATAAACCAACTAAAACGGTTTTATAACTAAAGACACACAACAGGTTATTAATTAATTTGACAAGAGTTAGCCAATTTAACAGCCTTAAATGAGTAGATTGTTCAGTGTTCGCAGTGTAAGCTCAAATACAAGTAATTAAAACATAAGTATGTGAATTGTAAAAATGGTTTACAAAAAATTACTTGGCATGCCACATCAGATCCTGTTTCAGTCTTAATTGACTAAAGAATAAATGATGCCATattgccatatatatatatatatatatatatatatatatatatatatatatatatatatatatatatatatatatagtggtaggatcaagagggaagtaaccaatcggggggaagcggggaagcaaaaacttttttttttttttgttttttgaagaaactttgttcacgaacattatagatgggatgaaaatatgaacatttaataaacactttgtgataaatgtttttattttggcaggaaaacgctcgaagaagtaatatataacaattatcgtgtttttcgagcgtatgttgaggttttagctattagggtttagatattagggtttagatattagggtttatagggtttagaaatttagggtttagggtttagatttagggtttagatttaggatttagattgagtttttaacacgaacggtttagagtttagggtttagggtttggtgttttgggtttatagaataaacccaaaacaccaaaccctaaactctaaatcgggctaaattttacttcacaaaacatgaaatccataaacccaaaacaccaaaccctaaaccctaaaccctaaaccataaactctaaatcgggctaaattttacttcacaaaacatgaaaaaaaaacgttcacattcttcacgaacaatattatcttgaatgctatttttgtcgatcgttttcccgcctaaataataacattcatcacgaagtgtcttttctaaatgttcatattttcgtgtgatcttgatgccggaaaaaaaaattccaacaaaaacggaaaaaaaaaaaattttgcttctccccgcttcccccgattggttagttccccattgatcctaactacaatctttatgaatatatatatatatatatatatatatatatatatatatatatatatatatatatatatatatatatatatatataagagttcaaacgagaaccacaaaaaatgcgagaactgcgagaacttttaatttacgAAGATTTTCACATATGAGTAGattgaatcacccataaatgttgatggagagtaagaatgaacataaaatatgttgaaaaaacttatattttacctatataattaaatatatagtttctcgttcacatgtgcatatttgtttgtgaACATGTAAACagattcatataattaacaatttaacatgtaatttttgataatgaacatatgtttgttaatgatatgaacattaattaacatttgcatgtaaattgttgcatttaaatgcataaataACTATCAGATTAAaaggttctcgcagttctcgcccttGGCCTGTTAGGCTTTTTTCAGCTACTTAAAGCATAAAAAGATAGTAAAACTGGTCCCGATTAACGATATAATTCCCTTACCTGATATGATAAATATCCCAAAGGTGCTGAATTTTGATACATGATATCTATGAGCTAGACAACCAAGACTAGGATTTGCAAGGCCTAGTGCTACTCCTCCAATAAGAGCTACACAAAatcattgaaaaaaaaaaaaaaaaaatcaggttcACCACAAATATAAGATATGATAAGACGTTCATGGTTATTGTTAATTTGTTATCAGTCACAATACTAGTATACTACATTTCACAAGCACCTTTTTTTAACAACAAAGAATACACAAAAAGAATACTAAACTTGTAACTTTGCAAACACATGGTTGAAAAAAGAGATTAAAAGAAACGAAATTCTAACAAGCTGTACTGAAGTTGCACAAAATTTCAACTGCTACTAGTAAAATTCGAGTTCCCTATCTTAAAACATACCAaaaaatatcatataaacatgtatACACACGAAGTGTGAAATATAAAGACAATCAAATataatattgagaattacaaattaCCTAAAGGAAGAAAATTGTTGGAAGCAAAATTCAACAAAGGTTCAGCAGAAATCGAAAAACTCGGTAACCCTAACTGTAAACGATGTTGATTCGTACTGCCATTTCCCTGAAACTCCGACCACACTACAATTCCTCAAATCGTAGCAGTTATAAAATTGTAATTGCACAGCAGGTAAACTTTTACTTACACGAAATAATATAATCGAATATGAAAAATCAAGTAACCTGATCGGCATTCGAGcagtttctgattattgttgttccgGTACCGGAACGGAGTTTTCGAAGCAGCAATAATTTGCTGTTGATGACAGGCTGTGAGAATGTATATCTGTTGTTTATCGATCGGAATGAAGTAGTTCTGGTCACCGGAGAATATAGATTAGTTAGGGATTGAAGGATTCCGGCCATTAAAATGAGGTTAATCCTCACCAGAACACACTCCCACTGAGTCAGTCCAACTAGTGTGTTTGTGTGATAGTTAATAATACAATAGTTTCTTTCGTTTTGAACCCTTAAGCTTAGGCATAATGACATATTTTTCCATTGACATTCAGACCATTCCCAACCTAAAATCACAGGCAGTTGGGATGCTTTTTGACAAAAAAAATGCAATCTGACTTTGACTGGACAGTGTCAGACCTTTTTAACCAAAATGTCAGTTTTCAGTGTCAGTTTCAGTATGGTCCACCAGtttttaatttttgcattttttatatataatttaacacATTATTTAATATTTGAAAATAAGATATTTATTAATACTAAAAACAAAAtacaaataattaaataaaataattaataaaaaacatacaatataaaataataataatcttaaaggttacataaataaataaatactaattGGTTGGTCGCGGCGCGGCTTAGTGGGATCGCGGCGCGACAATCCAAGGGATTCAGGATCAGGAGGCACGTCAAAACAACCACCAGACCATGTATGATCTCGCGGCGCGGAGAAAGGAGGCCTCGGCACGGCGGTCCTGGTGAGCTGGTTCCGAATTTTGTAATTTTAAAGGGAAagtgagggcattttggtcttttcgcgtatgGGACATATTATATCCCCAAATctggtccattcatttcattttattcatttcttttctctttttcttcttcattttctctcaaaacataaatacttcaaatcattcaagagggattttggaaaggaagaagcgggattcgatcgagagcgtaagaggcaaccttgttctcctcgttcttagctacgattgatactagcggtaagctctaactccgaatttcgttttcgtgttcatcatctaaatttagggcttttgattgtatgttcataaatggaaccccacta
This genomic window from Rutidosis leptorrhynchoides isolate AG116_Rl617_1_P2 chromosome 2, CSIRO_AGI_Rlap_v1, whole genome shotgun sequence contains:
- the LOC139893716 gene encoding probable sodium/metabolite cotransporter BASS4, chloroplastic isoform X1, which gives rise to MAGILQSLTNLYSPVTRTTSFRSINNRYTFSQPVINSKLLLLRKLRSGTGTTIIRNCSNADQGNGSTNQHRLQLGLPSFSISAEPLLNFASNNFLPLALIGGVALGLANPSLGCLAHRYHVSKFSTFGIFIISGLTLLSEEIGAAAEAWPVGLFGLASILLLTPLFSRVILQLHLQPQEFVTGLAMFSCMPTTLSSGVALTRLAGGNSALALAMTVISSLLGILIVPFSISRLIAGGAGTSVPADQLFKSLIVTLLMPLILGKVLRESFKGVADFADSNRKLLSQVNAIFLSLVPWIQVSRSRSLLLMVKLEVFLVAVVMGALLHLALLLFNAFSIQILSAVSGGSNSVFARKENSTALLLVASQKTLPVLVAVVEQLGGTFGESGLLVLPCVAAHLNQIIMDSFFVSYWNKKKQSFGDAKTA
- the LOC139893716 gene encoding probable sodium/metabolite cotransporter BASS4, chloroplastic isoform X2, giving the protein MAGILQSLTNLYSPVTRTTSFRSINNRYTFSQPVINSKLLLLRKLRSGTGTTIIRNCSNADQGNGSTNQHRLQLGLPSFSISAEPLLNFASNNFLPLALIGGVALGLANPSLGCLAHRYHVSKFSTFGIFIISGLTLLSEEIGAAAEAWPVGLFGLASILLLTPLFSRVILQLHLQPQEFVTGLAMFSCMPTTLSSGVALTRLAGGNSALALAMTVISSLLGILIVPFSISRLIAGGAGTSVPADQLFKSLIVTLLMPLILGKVLRESFKGVADFADSNRKLLSQVNAIFLSLVPWIQVSRSRSLLLMASSLSTVAFQCVFNPNPVCCIWWVQLSFCKEGKFHCSLTCCKSENIASARSSCGTTRWYVW